One window from the genome of Nicotiana sylvestris chromosome 9, ASM39365v2, whole genome shotgun sequence encodes:
- the LOC104226314 gene encoding uncharacterized protein has translation MTPYHPQASGQVEVSNCEIKSILSKTVNANRADWSKKIDDALWDYQTTYKIPIRMFPYRLVFEKSCHLPVELEHKAMWAIKKLNLDWDVELVELRYRAYACSSLYEEKIKYRHDKYIWNKEFKVGDLVLLFNSRLRIFLGKLKSKGSGPFEIVGVTPFGELDLKTKNCKVFRVNGHRVKHYLGKVGDSHVVAVIYFT, from the coding sequence ATGACTCCCTATCACCCACAAGCTAGTgggcaagtggaagtctccaactgTGAGataaagagtatcttgtctaaaacagTGAATGCTAATCGGGCGGATTGGTCCAAGAAGATTGATGATGCATTGTGGGATTATCAAACAACTTACAAAATACCTATTAGAATGTttccataccggttggtgttcgAAAAgtcttgtcatcttccggtggaactaGAGCACAAGGCAATGTGGGCTATAAAGAAGTTAAATCTTGATTGGGATGTAGAATTGGTTGAGCTCCGGTACCGTGCTTATGCGTGTTCGTCCTTGTACGAAGAAAAGATAAAATATCGCCATGACaaatacatttggaacaaagagttcaaggtgggagatcttgtattgttgtttaactcAAGGTTGAGGATATTTCTCGGGAAGCTAAAATCCAAGGGGAGTGGTCCTTTTGAAATTGTTGGTGTGACACCTTTTGGTGAATTAGACTTGAAGACCAAAAACTGCAAAGTATTCCGAGTCAATGGTCATCGGGTGAAGCACTACTTAGGCAAGGTTGgagatagccacgtggtggcggtTATTTACTTCACTTGA